DNA from Euzebyales bacterium:
CGAGCAGTGGCGCGACGGTGACGGCGCCGTCGCCGACGCACAGGACGTCCTCGCGGACGGCCTCGATTTCACCGGCCAGCTTCCCCGGCGGTCCCACCCGCAGGTCCGTCACGCGCTGGACGCCACCCAGCGATGGCCGGTAGAAGGCCCAGAACAGCTCCGACCGGCGCGCGTCGATCACGGCGCAGATGAGGCGGTCGCGCCGGACGTAGCGGACCGGGAACGCCAGCAGGTCCAGCGCGTTGAGCCCGACGACCGGCAGGCGGTGCGCGTGCGCGAGCGCCTGCGCGGTCGCGATGCCCACCCGCATCCCGGTGAACAGGCCGGGGCCGAGGCTGACGGCGACGCCGGCGATGCTCGACATCGCGACGTCGGCCTGGTGCAGGCAGAACTCGATCGCCGGCGTGAGGAACTCGGCGTGCGCTCGGCCACGTCCCAGGCTCGCGGATGCGAGCGGCCCCCGTTCGGTGCCCAGGCACACGCTGGACTGCATGGTCGACGTCTCGATGCCCAGGATCAGCATGCGCGGCACCTGCGCGACGCCCGCCGCGCGGCCGTCCCGTCGCTCCGACGTGGGACGGCCGGCGGACCACCTGGGGTGGACATGTGCCTACAGCTCCAGCGCGCCGAGACGGGTGGGTCCGCCGTCACCGCGCCACGGGCCGCAGTCGACGGCGAGGCTGACGATCCTGCGCTTCCAGTCCGCGCCGCGCGGCCGCACGACCACGCGCCGAAGCTCGTCGGCCAGGTCGCTCGGATCGTGGCCGACGACCTCGACGGGCAGCGCTCTGAACTCGATCTCCAGGTGGTCGGGCGGCAGCAGGGGCTGCATCGCGTCGCCCCATTCGATGAAGGTCACGCAGCGGTGCATCTCGTCGAGGCCCAGCTCGGCGGCCTCCTGCAGGGTGTCGAGGCGGTAGACGTCGAGGTGGACGATCGGCACGCGGCCCGCGTACTCCCGACGCAGCAGGAACGTGGGGCTGGTCACCCGCTCGGTGACACCGAGCGCCGCCGCGGCGCCCTGCACGAAACAGGTCTTGCCTGCACCCAGCTCGCCGGTGAGCGAGACGACGTCGCCGGCGCGCAGCGTGCCTGCGACCGTTGCGGCCAGCCGACGCGTGTCGTCGGCGCCGGTGGTCGTCAGCACCAGCTCTCGCTTCACGCCACTCCTGCTCGGGTCGGGCCCGTCAATGGCGGCGATTGTATTCCGGACGCCGCAGCGACCCGCCGCCGGCGGTTGTGGCGGGTCGGCGACACCTCACCGCGCACGTGGATCCGCGGGGAAGCCGGGCATGCCCTCGGCGTGGCGGACCGCCGAGCGGATCGCCGCCGCGACGGCGCGCGCACCGAGCTCGGCGACGAGGTCGAGGCTCGCCTCCACACGCTGGGCGGACAGCAGGAACAGTGCGTCACCGTCGAAGCTGGTGTGCGCCGGGCTGACTGCCCGCGCGATCCCGGTGTGCGCCAGGTCGGCGGCCCGCACCGCGTCGGCCTTGCTGAGCAGTGCGTCGGTGACCAGGCAGCCGATCACCGTGTGCTCCAGCGGCGGTGGCGGCGACATCGGCGCGAGCGGGTAGCGCGGCACGTCGTCGCCGGCCCGGGACCCGGCGAGCACGTCGCCGCGCTCGTCGACCACGTCGCCGAGCGCGTTGACCGCCATCACGGCACCCACGGTCACGCCGCCACCCCGCTCGACCGCCCAGCCCTGGCCGCCCTTGGATCCCCACTCCAGCCCGCCGACCTTGCCGACCGTGCACCCCGCGCCGACGCCGACCGAGCCCTGCGGAGGGTCGTCGGCGCTTGCCGCCTCACACGCTGCCCACCCGGCGTCCCTGCCGGGCCGCGGCTGGTCCCGCTGGCGCAGGTCGAACACGATCGCCGCACCGACGATCGGGATCGTCGCGACCTGCTTGTCGTAGCCGATACCCTGCTCGACGCACCAGTCGACGACGCCGTCGGCGGTGGCCAGCCCGAAGGCGCTGCCGCCGGACAGCACCACCGCGTGGCAC
Protein-coding regions in this window:
- the tsaB gene encoding tRNA (adenosine(37)-N6)-threonylcarbamoyltransferase complex dimerization subunit type 1 TsaB, producing MLILGIETSTMQSSVCLGTERGPLASASLGRGRAHAEFLTPAIEFCLHQADVAMSSIAGVAVSLGPGLFTGMRVGIATAQALAHAHRLPVVGLNALDLLAFPVRYVRRDRLICAVIDARRSELFWAFYRPSLGGVQRVTDLRVGPPGKLAGEIEAVREDVLCVGDGAVTVAPLLESAGAAVASHGNAYPNAWALVELALPRFLREETQQADDLRPIYVRSADARISWQNRGALYGGRPGPAS
- the tsaE gene encoding tRNA (adenosine(37)-N6)-threonylcarbamoyltransferase complex ATPase subunit type 1 TsaE; the protein is MKRELVLTTTGADDTRRLAATVAGTLRAGDVVSLTGELGAGKTCFVQGAAAALGVTERVTSPTFLLRREYAGRVPIVHLDVYRLDTLQEAAELGLDEMHRCVTFIEWGDAMQPLLPPDHLEIEFRALPVEVVGHDPSDLADELRRVVVRPRGADWKRRIVSLAVDCGPWRGDGGPTRLGALEL
- a CDS encoding P1 family peptidase, yielding MALGVDGTLVGCWTDHEHHTGCTVVLAPHGAQGAIAVRGGAPGTREAAALGPTGNVRECHAVVLSGGSAFGLATADGVVDWCVEQGIGYDKQVATIPIVGAAIVFDLRQRDQPRPGRDAGWAACEAASADDPPQGSVGVGAGCTVGKVGGLEWGSKGGQGWAVERGGGVTVGAVMAVNALGDVVDERGDVLAGSRAGDDVPRYPLAPMSPPPPLEHTVIGCLVTDALLSKADAVRAADLAHTGIARAVSPAHTSFDGDALFLLSAQRVEASLDLVAELGARAVAAAIRSAVRHAEGMPGFPADPRAR